A window from Plasmodium relictum strain SGS1 genome assembly, chromosome: 7 encodes these proteins:
- the RPB3 gene encoding DNA-directed RNA polymerase II subunit RPB3, putative: MITNNDSSNKHKIEITKLTKDEISFVLYNSNYGLANALRRIILSEIPTLAIDVVNVYENTSSFHDEYLAHRLGLIPIDSRNVNNYEFREKCKCKETCSKCTIQYVIEVKCNNANKIDISHYDIESLDHEPNVPMPIPHGKKNTKIENAIPIVTLSKNQTLHMKLIATKGIGKMHAKWIPANVSYRIDHKIKIKNHLIDKLPQNHKLMLANSLNKDCYILKNSDDDRDVQLKLNENMSVVMAENCIEILNELGYKDIIKIIYDDTKFHFNVESIGSLPPEQIVEMALEVLENKLKNLEPQIKSSFYSIDEVAKQLKEQGVSLYGIQLDLE; the protein is encoded by the coding sequence ATGATTACCAATAACGATAGTTCTAACAAGCACAAAATAGAAATAACAAAGTTAACAAAGGATGAAATATCTTTTGTGTTATATAATAGTAATTATGGATTAGCAAATGCATTAAGAAGAATTATATTATCAGAAATTCCAACATTAGCAATTGATGTTGTTAATGTTTATGAGAATACTAGTTCATTTCATGACGAGTATTTAGCTCATAGATTAGGTTTAATACCAATCGATAGCAgaaatgtaaataattatgaatttAGAGAAAAATGTAAATGCAAGGAAACATGTTCTAAATGTACTATTCAGTATGTAATTGAAGTAAAATGTAACAATGCaaataaaattgatataTCTCATTATGATATCGAATCACTAGACCATGAGCCAAATGTTCCTATGCCTATACCacatggaaaaaaaaatacaaaaatagaAAACGCTATTCCAATTGTAACTTTATCAAAAAATCAAACATTACATATGAAATTAATTGCCACAAAAGGAATAGGTAAAATGCATGCAAAATGGATTCCTGCTAATGTTTCTTATAGAATTGaccataaaataaaaattaagaacCACTTAATAGATAAATTACCTCAAAATCATAAGTTAATGTTAGCTAATAGTTTAAATAAAGATTGCTACATTTTAAAGAACAGTGATGATGATAGAGATGTGCAATTAAAGTTAAATGAAAACATGTCTGTTGTCATGGCTGAAAATTGTattgaaattttaaatgagTTAGGttataaagatataataaaaattatttatgatgatacaaaatttcattttaatgTAGAATCAATTGGCTCATTACCTCCTGAGCAAATTGTAGAAATGGCTTTAGAagttttagaaaataaattaaaaaatttagaaccGCAAATAAAATCATCCTTTTATTCTATTGATGAAGTAGCTAAGCAATTAAAAGAACAAGGAGTTTCTTTATATGGAATTCAATTAGATTTAGAATAA
- a CDS encoding OTU-like cysteine protease, putative gives MNICFNIKLLDLKYEYMKKRLKVIPNCENDEKIASKLNKNLNMKSLMYVLKVVIIIKQRRLKRCTSLDRHISFLKRNSINKEYINGRKILENRLLTIGCEIIQVPGDGNCLFRSISFNLFEKQKYHMYVRRRCAEHMLNFKDEYSIYFEDNNFYEYIKNMSKNGYWGDELCIKAAADAFDCIVYIITSTSENWYLKYESKYKNNNLKKYVFLAYSSPVHYDYFKLIKK, from the coding sequence atgaatATATGCTTTAACATAAAATTACTAGATTtgaaatatgaatatatgaAGAAAAGGTTAAAAGTGATACCAAATTgcgaaaatgatgaaaaaatagcaagcaaattaaataaaaatttaaacatGAAGAGCTTAATGTATGTGCTAAAAGTTGTGATAATTATAAAGCAAAGAAGATTAAAAAGGTGCACTAGCTTAGATAGgcatatatcttttttaaaaagaaatagtataaataaaGAGTATATAAATGGGAGAAAAATACTAGAAAATAGACTATTGACAATAGGCTGTGAGATAATTCAAGTACCTGGAGATGGGAATTGCTTATTTCGGtcaatttcatttaatttatttgaaaagCAAAAATATCATATGTATGTTAGGAGAAGATGTGCAGAACACAtgttaaattttaaagatgaatattctatttattttgaagataacaatttttatgaatacataaaaaatatgtcaAAAAATGGATATTGGGGAGATGAATTATGTATAAAAGCAGCAGCTGATGCATTTGATTGCATTGTTTATATAATAACATCAACTTCAGAAAATTGgtatttaaaatatgaatctaaatataaaaataacaatttaaaaaaatacgtTTTCTTGGCATATTCAAGCCCCGTACACTATGACTactttaaattaattaaaaagtaG
- a CDS encoding flavodoxin-like protein encodes MNKSWNKILQYSIFLLLSSILCFKLQYFHLFKKLYSRLKSYFIYNKTFKNNDIKNNIKIYFGSQGGTAADFAKELSYNLNDIFNIQAEIIDLEFFNKEEIKNFGIRVFIVSTYGDGEPTDNAIEFFKWLKSLNNDNNYFRNTKYSIMGLGSRQYTHFNKVAKKLDNYLLKFKAEKISETIFGDDDDNLYHDFEIWKNKFFQELPKILDMQDIPLKIVNEDNIELNDWRYLSEIKLDIEYEENEEIDKNNNHNIFSNELIEGNDNKNCETLEESRSKSGNKNMVHLNTDIAGKFYFNHHIGKVISNKNLLKNVDQSIDGEKVNHLTISIKDISYKAADTLVILPKNPKHVVSWWLKRLNIDEKDKEKKFIFVDKNKYSKNASFSMQENISSNKNSNSNEKELSNNNDGNSICIPFPTPCSIEEALEYYCDLTSMPRVNVLKKLKCFIKDKEELKMINFILSSNKRNTFFNICKECDMTLIEFVDIYMASSHFELSPFLQLIPKNNPKSYTISSSPRDSENTITLTIRKKQYPIHSLRRTLKNLKKNDMLPKFSEQKLRELCSRRWFRGSSSFYLTEELNVYDTIKFNLKPSKFILPDNMESSNIIMIATGTGIAPFKAFISEFKYYDQIFAQNGIIKRGKRILFFGCRNREVDFLYEKEILDAKEKKYIDEAYFAFSRDHEKKIYVQDLILEKKELVWNLIQKGAYIYVCGNNDMSKDVKKTINNIPLYNKHNDKKITKKLRKSGRYIEEMWQ; translated from the coding sequence ATGAATAAAAGTTGGAATAAAATTTTACAGTATTCCATCTTTTTACTACTTAGCTCAATTCTATGCTTTAAATtacaatattttcatttatttaaaaaattatatagtaGATTAAAGAGTTACTTCATTTACaataaaacttttaaaaacaatgatataaaaaataatataaaaatatatttcggAAGCCAAGGAGGAACTGCAGCGGATTTTGCAAAAGAATTAAgctataatttaaatgatatattCAATATACAAGCTGAGATAATCGATTTAGAATTTTTCAATAAagaggaaataaaaaattttggtATCAGAGTATTCATTGTTTCAACTTACGGGGATGGAGAACCAACGGATAATGCaattgaattttttaaatggtTAAAAAGTTTGAacaatgataataattattttagaaATACAAAATATTCTATTATGGGTTTAGGTAGCAGACAATATACCCATTTTAATAAAGTGGCGAAAAAACTAGATAACTATCTTTTAAAATTCAAAGCAGAAAAAATTAGTGAAACCATTTTTGGTGATGATGATGATAATTTATATCATGATTTTGAAATAtggaaaaataaattttttcagGAACTTCCTAAAATATTAGATATGCAAGATATCCCTTTGAAAATAGTTAATGAAGATAATATTGAATTAAATGATTGGAGGTATTTAtcagaaataaaattagatATTGAATATGaggaaaatgaagaaattgataaaaataataatcataATATATTTAGCAATGAATTAATCGAAGGAAATGACAACAAAAATTGCGAAACTCTTGAAGAATCAAGAAGTAAAAgtggaaataaaaatatggtGCATTTGAACACAGATATAGCgggaaaattttattttaatcacCATATAGGTAAAGTTATATCTAATAAGAATTTACTAAAAAATGTAGATCAATCTATTGATGGGGAAAAAGTAAATCATTTAACTATTAGCATCAAGGATATTTCATATAAAGCTGCTGATACTCTAGTGATTTTACCAAAAAATCCAAAACATGTTGTTTCTTGGTGGTTGAAACGATTAAATATAGATGAAAAAGacaaggaaaaaaaatttatatttgtaGATAAAAACAAATACTCAAAAAATGCTTCATTTTCAATGCAAGAAAATATATcctcaaataaaaattcaaatagtaatgaaaaagaattatcaaataataatgatggtAATTCAATTTGTATACCTTTTCCAACACCGTGTAGTATTGAAGAAGCATTAGAATATTATTGTGATTTAACGAGTATGCCAAGAGTAAATGttttgaaaaaattgaaatgcTTTATAAAAGATAAGGAAGAGCTAAAAatgattaattttattttatctagtaataaaagaaatacatttttcaatatttgtAAAGAATGTGATATGACTTTAATAGAATTTgttgatatatatatggcATCATCTCATTTTGAATTGTCACCATTTTTGCAACTAATTCCGAAAAATAATCCTAAAAGTTACACCATCTCTTCTTCTCCTAGAGATTCTGAAAATACCATAACTTTAActataagaaaaaaacaatatcCCATTCATTCTCTTCGAAgaacattaaaaaatttaaaaaaaaatgatatgcTACCAAAATTTAGTGAACAGAAATTAAGAGAACTTTGTAGTAGACGATGGTTTAGGGGATCatcttctttttatttaacagAAGAATTAAATGTTTATGATACAATTAAATTCAACTTGAAGCCATCTAAATTCATTCTTCCAGATAATATGGAATCCTctaatataataatgattGCTACAGGAACTGGAATTGCTCCATTTAAAGCTTTCATATCAGAGTTTAAATATTACGATCAAATATTTGCACAAAATGGAATAATAAAGAGAGGCAAAAGAATTCTCTTCTTTGGGTGTAGAAATAGAGAAGTAGACTTTCTCTATGAAAAGGAAATTTTAGACgcaaaggaaaaaaaatacattgaTGAAGCGTATTTTGCATTTTCAAGAGATcatgagaaaaaaatatatgttcaAGATTTAATTCttgaaaaaaaggaattggTATGGAATTTAATACAAAAAGgagcatatatatatgtttgtGGAAATAATGATATGAGTAAAGATGTAAAAAAAACCATTAATAATATACCCTTATATAATAAacataatgataaaaaaattacaaaaaaattaagaaaatcGGGACGTTATATTGAAGAAATGTggcaataa
- the PLP3 gene encoding membrane attack complex, putative, whose translation MAFQRELIIFIFVFIINVLYESLSDHIYVRSIFFSFSNSFVLNKKEENNTHYIEKLQKENREIIAFLQGEHILQEINIKNSIKDSINSNNKKKKKRKKINSSKKNSNDNKINKKIQDISFSEIKRNKNDVDLENDHDEVSKKNINLKIGCNHGTKKCINDRVKSFVKLMKGIGDIQKVKKDSKEKKEENIYDDEHHTVVIYDGLDQEKDMYNKYKKERKNGMSTIVIQGTEYLGVGYDFIFGNPIGDPFLKVDPGYRDSIIKLTYPKSDIDYPDGYLNINPNGSYVRNEISCNRSENESEISSMSEYTKELSVDASIGASYGLFGSFSASTGYKSVSNTISKKKFRMFMLKSYCFKYMASLSQYSQWKLTDQFVRAISLLPSYFNSLEQDGTYCTAEEFRYDKKTEKCGKSVHSWMYFFKNFGTHVSTLIHLGGKITQQVKISKNEYKSLSESGLSVSVNASVGFGLFKANASTNTDSSESSKNASSNSSMEKETVIIGGTTIFDPNNAKNFEKWAKSIKDNPMPIKGEYEPLSRILPVRLSKVYDEALNFYISANVPVNIREVTNDEIKQYNLKDELMKSKIVYSSGTGLVVLECEEKQNFILGFSLSIPNDLSNLDDFYMNTCDEDSDKCYSKMSDNVYSYLFAMCNEEMIPFLEQKVKSGTSLLTLECSEKNQIILFGFGISILNSNDPISIAIYPCKYGKPSCSMQGSTKKSAVGLWIVCGHEESLNSKFSVNIRKLAYENISQKKKHVDICPQKVLFNLLFEFTNTPHNKRNGSCFSVNSVCPNDFNVCSDKKGRKKFNYYSLSVY comes from the coding sequence atggCTTTTCAAAGGGAAttaatcatatttatttttgtattcaTTATAAATGTTCTTTATGAATCTTTATCAGATCATATATATGTGagatctatttttttttctttttcgaATAGTTTTGTCCtaaataaaaaggaagaaaataatacacattatattgaaaaattacaaaaagaaaacaGAGAAATTATAGCTTTTTTGCAGGGTGAGCATATTCTTCAAGAAATTAACATTAAAAATAGTATAAAAGATAGTATTAATagtaacaataaaaaaaaaaaaaaaagaaagaaaataaatagttcaaagaaaaattctaatgataataagataaataaaaagattcAAGATATTAGTTTCAgtgaaataaaaagaaataaaaatgatgttGATTTAGAGAATGACCACGATGAagtaagtaaaaaaaatataaatttaaaaattggaTGTAACCATGGCacaaaaaaatgtataaatgATAGAGTTAAAAGCTTCGTAAAATTAATGAAGGGTATTGGTGATATccaaaaagtaaaaaaagattcaaaggaaaaaaaagaagagaatATATACGATGATGAGCACCACACAGTAGTTATATATGATGGTTTAGATCAAGAAAAAGATATGtataataaatacaaaaaagaaaGGAAAAATGGTATGAGCACAATAGTTATACAAGGAACAGAATATTTAGGAGTAGGCTATGATTTTATCTTTGGAAATCCAATAGGAGATCCATTTTTAAAAGTAGATCCAGGGTATAGAGAttcaataataaaattgaCATATCCGAAATCAGATATAGATTATCCTGATGGTTATTTGAATATAAATCCAAATGGCTCTTATGTGAGAAATGAAATATCGTGTAATAGATCAGAAAATGAAAGTGAAATAAGTTCAATGAGTGAATATACAAAAGAACTTTCAGTTGACGCATCAATAGGTGCTTCTTATGGATTGTTCGGATCCTTTTCAGCATCTACAGGCTATAAGAGTGTATCTAATACTATTTCAAAAAAGAAGTTTAGAATGTTTATGCTAAAAAGCTATTGCTTTAAATATATGGCATCTTTATCACAATATTCTCAATGGAAACTCACTGATCAATTTGTAAGAGCAATTTCCTTACTTCCCTCctattttaattcattagaACAAGATGGAACTTATTGCACTGCTGAAGAATTTAGATATGATAAGAAAACAGAGAAATGCGGTAAAAGTGTTCATTCATGGAtgtattttttcaaaaattttgGAACACATGTTTCAACTCTTATACATTTGGGAGGAAAAATAACACAACAAgtaaaaatatcaaaaaatgaatataagtCATTGAGTGAAAGTGGATTATCCGTTTCTGTAAATGCTTCTGTTGGATTTGGTTTATTTAAAGCAAATGCGTCTACTAATACTGATTCGAGTGAATCTAGTAAAAATGCTTCTTCTAATTCTAGTATGGAGAAAGAAACTGTAATAATTGGAGGAACAACAATTTTTGATCCTAATAATgctaaaaattttgaaaaatggGCAAAAAGTATAAAAGATAATCCAATGCCTATCAAAGGAGAATATGAACCATTATCAAGAATATTACCTGTTCGTTTATCTAAAGTTTATGATGAAGCattgaatttttatatttcagcTAATGTTCCTGTTAATATAAGAGAAGTAACaaatgatgaaataaaaCAGTATAATCTTAAAGATGAATTAATGAAATCTAAAATAGTTTATTCAAGTGGAACAGGATTAGTGGTACTTGAATGTGAAGAGAAGCAAAATTTCATTTTGGGATTTTCTTTATCCATACCTAATGATTTATCAAATTTAGATGACTTTTATATGAACACTTGCGATGAAGATTCTGATAAATGTTATTCAAAAATGAGTGATAATGTATACAGTTACTTATTTGCTATGTGTAATGAAGAAATGATACCCTTCCTTGAACAAAAAGTAAAATCGGGAACTAGTTTATTGACACTCGAATGTTCagaaaaaaatcaaattattttatttggaTTTGGTATCAGCATATTAAATTCAAATGATCCTATTTCGATTGCAATATACCCATGCAAATATGGCAAACCCTCTTGCTCTATGCAAGGATCCACAAAGAAATCTGCGGTTGGTTTATGGATAGTCTGTGGTCATGAAGAATCTTTGAATTCCAAGTTTTCAGTGAACATTAGAAAATTAGCATACGAAAACatttctcaaaaaaaaaaacatgtaGATATTTGCCCACAAAAggtattatttaatttgcTTTTTGAATTTACTAATACTCCTCATAATAAACGTAATGGCTCATGCTTTTCTGTAAATTCTGTTTGCCCAAATGATTTTAATGTTTGTTCAGATAAAAAAggtagaaaaaaatttaattactATTCTTTATCagtatattaa
- a CDS encoding cyclin-dependent kinases regulatory subunit, putative has protein sequence MNKSSRASLNQSNNNNNNNDYYSILEELAKSETPKFRSVKDSMSENLNLEFIRSSSENYTYKITSRGPVCYSAVYRDDKYAYRHVILSDGVRQYAENKVRKTNAFLTEHCIVNELQIDIGKGWKHFMIYDGKIRELILRKALTSEDKLKMSINMYNN, from the exons atgaataaatcAAGTAGAGCATCTTTAAATCaatcaaataataataataataataatgattacTATTCAATACTAGAAGAATTAGCAAAATCGGAAACCCCTAAATTCAGATCAGTCAAAGACAGTATGagtgaaaatttaaatctaGAATTTATAAGATCATCAAGTGAAAATTATACTTATAAAATTACATCTAGAG GCCCAGTTTGTTATTCTGCAGTATATAGAGATGATAAATATGCATATCGCCATGTAATTTTAAGTGATGGTGTTAGGCAATATGCAGAGAATAAAGTAAGAAAAACAAATGCTTTTTTAACTGAACATTGTATAGTTAATGAACTACAAATAGATATTGGAAAAGGATGGAAACATTTTATGATTTATGATGGAAAGATAAGAGAACTCATTTTAAGAAAAGCACTGACTTCtgaagataaattaaaaatgtctattaatatgtataataattaa